The Flavobacterium jumunjinense genome includes a region encoding these proteins:
- a CDS encoding T9SS type B sorting domain-containing protein, translating to MKKKLLLFLLFFYTFQFFSQEVDWSGLSGTMPEVGYTTSSFSAVAADGVTLVTVNITQASSATTGGAVNAVAPGSVINSLNFNNGRATTGISGNTYTYTFSEPVYVTLSSQAHSALMRTENIKLGTTTPGATIKASLVNPLANHFLQGNESANVHIGSIGVGNTTTGTYWKATTSIPVTTFSVEYYATDAADIASNEPFSMNLNPLPFILLDPTNATGAGRRNINVPACSTGYEFLEVVNTGISASYIGGKGMASMTVTLINPQDAGQESLSMSGGFSGLTTSGNGTTSLLLTNTSGTLNAPFVNAVNDLFYKNTAVSPNTAVIRQVEITFTDTEGNVSPVSVANLTLTKGANAGLPISPRYVFTGDPNFNLFTTLDGSQDAGGTWVDVDATGALLAPSTVNVAALPLGGSVFRYDVTGTGPCSNAFATVVVIKINSSEVPMSSSTSCGQVMTQYTNPFFSANSDDPIFIFSAGSGELSAELGAVGTTYNWYKYNSVTNSYDDYALNSTPTQTGLTDGGYMVVRNDAGTVEEGRAWVWNSNLILDAGTPQTICEGESVTLNGSGTVSNPTYTYYDPIPRPIRISATTQITVTFDAVHTYVSDLGFYMVSPDGLTTILLGPNQGNTCNGGDNVTNLRFTNQAAGVFNFCVQPAPLTGIYNQYFDGANTFTIDWSPLYGMNARDGGWAVQIYDCVGADVGSLTGATITFDNGGGENITYTSGAISVPINDNSCDPLSASKYIVPFNPPVSNSNSSISLNNGVGVGGIGGYEWSYSTDSATGPWSGSFENATLSPSFAINQTTWFRIIADNGVGCLFEDVVQISSQPKPEAGTDDFISFYVYDSPADLFSIIDGTPNTGGTWSGPSALAGGSAGTFDPATNTSGTYTYTVNGTAPCLAVSSIVEVFINRAVDSDGDGVTDGDEVTDGTDPLDDCSFVLASASLAPSAAWNAGDCDGDGVTNADEVTDGTDPLNACSFVLASATVAPSAAWNAADCDGDGVTNGQEVTDGTDPLDDCSYIAASISVVVTSTADCDGDGVTNADEATDGTDGQDPCSFVLASATVAPSGAWNAADCDGDGVTNGQEVTDGTDPLNSCNFILASASVAPSAAWNAADCDGDGVTNGQEVTDGTDPLDSCSYVLANVTLAQSGAWNAADCDGDGVTNGQEVIDGTDSLDDCSYITASISVIVTSTADCDGDGVTNADEATDGTDGQDPCSFVLASATVAPSGAWNAADCDGDGVTNGQEVTDGTDPLDSCTYVLANVTLAQSGAWNAADCDGDGVTNGQEVTDGTDPLDDCSYITASISVVVTSTADCDGDGVTNADEATDGTDGQDPCSFVLASASVAPSAAWNAADCDGDGVTNGQEVTDGTDPLDDCSYITANISVVVTSTADCDGDGVTNADEATDGTDGQDPCSFVLASASVAPSAAWNAADCDGDGVTNGQEVTDGTDPLDDCSYITANISVVVTSTADCDGDGVTNADEATDGTDGQDPCSFVLASASVAPSGAWNAADCDGDGVTNGQEVTDGTDPLDDCSYITANISVVVTSTADCDGDGVTNADEATDGTDGQDPCSFVLASASVAPSAAWNAADCDGDGVTNGQEVTDGTDPLDDCSYITANISVVVTSTADCDGDGVTNADEATDGTDGQDPCSFVLASASVAPSAAWNAADCDGDGVTNGQEVTDGTDPLDDCSYITANISVVVTSTADCDGDGVTNADEATDGTDGQDPCSFVLASASVAPSGAWNAADCDGDGVTNGQEVTDGTDPLDDCSYITASISVVVTSTADCDGDGVTNADEATDGTDGQDPCSFVLASASVAPSAAWNAADCDGDGVTNGQEVTDGTDPLDDCSYITANISVVVTSTADCDGDGVTNADEATDGTDGQDPCSFVLASASVAPSAAWNAADCDGDGVTNGQEVTDGTDPLDDCSYITANISVVVTSTADCDGDGVTNADEATDGTDGQDPCSFVLASASVAPSGAWNAADCDGDGVTNGQEVTDGTDPLDDCSYITANISVVVTSTADCDGDGVTNADEATDGTDGQDPCSFVLASASVAPSAAWNAADCDGDGVTNGQEVTDGTDPLDDCSYITANISVVVTSTADCDGDGVTNADEATDGTDGQDPCSFVLASASVAPSGAWNAADCDGDGVTNGQEVTDGTDPLDDCSYITANISVVVTSLADCDGDGVTNADEATDGTDGQDPCSFVLASASVAPSAAWNAADCDGDGVTNGQEVIDGTDPLDDCSYITASISVVVTSLADCDGDGVTNADEATDGTDGQDPCSFVLASASVAPSGAWNAADCDGDGVTNGQEVTDVTDPLDDCSYITASISVVVTSLADCDGDGITNADEATDGTDGQDPCSFVLASASVAPSAAWNAADCDGDGVTNGQEVIDGTDPLDDCSYITANISVVVTSTADCDGDGVTNADEATDGTDGQDPCSFVLASASVAPSGAWNAADCDGDGVTNGQEVIDGTDPLDDCSYITASISVVVTSLADCDGDGVTNADEATDGTDGQDPCSFVLASASVAPSAAWNAADCDGDGVTNGQEVIDGTDPLDDCSYITASISVVVTSLADCDGDGVTNADEATDGTDGQDPCSFVLASASVAPSGAWNAADCDGDGVTNGQEVTDVTDPLDDCSYITASISVVVTSLADCDGDGITNADEATDGTDGQDPCSFVLASVSVAPSGAWNAADCDGDGVTNGQEVIDGTDPLDDCSYITASISVVVTSLADCDGDGVTNADEAADGTDGQDPCSFVLASATVVQSAAWNALDCDGDGVTNGQEVIDGTDPLDFCDFVLANVTVSPSTAWDAADCDGDGVVNIDEVIDGTDPLDSCDFVLSSQTVAPGGAWNAADCDGDGVTNGQEVIDGTDPLDFCDFIAANVTLLQSQAFLDADCDGDGLTNGDEYGNDPTDPLDSDGDGIADFLEFNNHNPSDDDLEIFNLVTPNGDGDNDVFVIRNIELYPNNTVEIYNRWGILVYETASYGQNGNYFKGVSEGRVTVSQTSELPIGTYFYVVKYTNNEGKGKERSGYLYINR from the coding sequence ATGAAGAAAAAATTACTATTATTCTTGTTGTTTTTCTATACTTTCCAATTCTTTTCGCAAGAAGTTGATTGGTCAGGTTTGTCTGGTACTATGCCAGAAGTAGGATATACAACAAGTAGCTTTTCGGCAGTAGCTGCCGATGGTGTAACGTTAGTAACTGTTAATATAACACAAGCTAGTTCAGCAACTACAGGAGGTGCGGTTAATGCCGTTGCTCCAGGCTCGGTTATAAACAGTTTGAATTTTAATAATGGTCGAGCAACAACAGGAATTTCGGGGAACACTTATACTTATACGTTTAGTGAGCCTGTTTATGTAACGTTAAGTTCACAAGCACATAGTGCTTTGATGAGAACGGAAAACATAAAATTAGGAACGACAACTCCTGGTGCAACTATTAAAGCAAGTTTGGTCAATCCTTTAGCAAACCATTTCTTGCAAGGAAATGAGTCAGCAAATGTACATATAGGTTCTATTGGTGTTGGAAACACAACAACAGGAACATATTGGAAGGCAACAACTTCAATTCCGGTAACAACGTTTAGTGTAGAATACTATGCTACTGATGCTGCTGATATTGCGAGCAATGAGCCTTTTTCTATGAATTTAAACCCTTTGCCGTTTATTTTGTTGGATCCAACAAATGCAACTGGTGCAGGAAGAAGAAATATAAATGTTCCTGCCTGTTCTACAGGTTATGAATTTCTTGAAGTTGTAAATACAGGTATTTCTGCAAGTTATATTGGAGGAAAAGGAATGGCTTCAATGACAGTTACTCTTATTAACCCTCAAGATGCTGGACAAGAATCTTTGTCTATGTCTGGAGGTTTTTCTGGATTAACAACTTCAGGCAATGGAACAACAAGTTTGTTACTTACAAATACTTCGGGTACTTTAAATGCACCTTTTGTAAATGCAGTAAATGATTTGTTCTACAAAAATACTGCGGTATCACCGAATACTGCAGTAATAAGACAAGTTGAAATAACATTTACAGATACTGAAGGGAATGTTTCTCCGGTGTCTGTCGCAAATTTAACACTGACTAAAGGAGCAAATGCAGGTTTGCCTATAAGTCCAAGATATGTTTTTACAGGAGATCCAAATTTTAATTTGTTTACAACATTAGATGGTTCTCAAGATGCGGGTGGTACTTGGGTAGATGTTGATGCTACTGGAGCATTATTAGCTCCGAGTACTGTTAATGTAGCTGCTTTGCCATTAGGTGGTAGTGTTTTTAGATATGATGTGACAGGAACAGGACCATGTAGTAATGCTTTTGCAACTGTTGTAGTAATCAAAATAAATAGTTCAGAAGTACCAATGTCTTCAAGTACTTCTTGTGGGCAAGTAATGACACAATATACAAATCCTTTTTTCTCAGCAAATTCAGACGACCCAATTTTTATATTCTCAGCGGGTTCGGGTGAATTATCTGCTGAATTAGGAGCGGTTGGAACAACCTATAATTGGTATAAATATAATTCCGTTACAAATTCATATGATGATTATGCATTAAATTCAACTCCAACTCAAACAGGTTTGACTGATGGTGGATATATGGTTGTAAGAAATGATGCAGGAACAGTTGAAGAAGGAAGAGCGTGGGTTTGGAATTCAAATTTAATTTTAGATGCTGGAACCCCACAAACTATTTGTGAAGGAGAGTCGGTTACTTTGAATGGGTCGGGTACAGTTAGTAACCCAACATACACCTATTATGACCCAATTCCTAGACCAATAAGAATTAGTGCTACAACTCAGATAACAGTAACTTTTGATGCGGTACATACATATGTTTCTGACTTAGGTTTTTATATGGTTTCTCCAGATGGTTTAACAACTATTCTGTTAGGTCCTAATCAAGGAAATACATGTAATGGAGGAGATAATGTAACTAATTTACGATTTACAAATCAAGCAGCAGGTGTATTTAATTTTTGTGTGCAACCAGCACCATTGACTGGTATTTATAATCAATATTTTGATGGAGCTAATACTTTTACTATTGATTGGTCTCCATTATATGGAATGAATGCAAGAGATGGTGGTTGGGCAGTCCAAATTTATGATTGTGTTGGAGCAGATGTAGGAAGCTTAACAGGTGCAACTATTACTTTTGATAATGGAGGTGGTGAAAATATAACTTACACAAGTGGAGCAATTAGTGTCCCAATAAATGATAATTCATGTGACCCACTTTCGGCATCTAAATATATAGTACCATTTAATCCCCCTGTTTCAAATTCAAATAGTTCAATTTCATTGAATAATGGAGTTGGTGTTGGTGGAATTGGAGGTTATGAATGGTCATATAGTACAGATAGTGCTACTGGACCATGGTCGGGTTCATTTGAAAATGCAACCCTATCACCAAGTTTTGCAATCAATCAAACTACTTGGTTTAGAATTATTGCAGATAATGGAGTAGGTTGTTTGTTTGAGGATGTAGTTCAAATATCTTCACAACCTAAACCAGAAGCTGGTACAGATGATTTTATTTCTTTTTATGTTTATGATAGCCCTGCAGATTTATTTTCAATTATAGACGGAACTCCTAATACAGGAGGAACATGGTCAGGACCAAGTGCATTAGCTGGTGGTTCAGCAGGAACGTTTGACCCAGCTACAAATACATCAGGAACATATACATATACAGTAAACGGAACAGCACCTTGTTTAGCTGTTTCATCAATAGTAGAGGTTTTTATAAACCGTGCTGTTGATTCAGATGGAGATGGAGTAACAGATGGAGATGAAGTTACAGATGGAACTGATCCATTAGATGATTGTAGCTTTGTTTTAGCAAGTGCCTCTTTAGCGCCAAGTGCAGCTTGGAATGCTGGAGATTGTGATGGTGATGGAGTTACGAACGCAGATGAAGTTACAGATGGAACAGATCCATTAAATGCTTGTAGTTTTGTTTTAGCCAGCGCAACAGTAGCACCAAGTGCAGCATGGAACGCAGCCGACTGTGATGGTGATGGAGTTACTAACGGACAAGAAGTTACAGATGGAACAGATCCATTAGACGATTGTTCTTATATAGCAGCAAGTATCAGTGTAGTAGTAACCTCTACTGCAGATTGTGATGGCGATGGAGTTACCAACGCAGATGAAGCAACAGACGGCACAGATGGACAAGATCCATGTAGTTTTGTATTAGCTAGCGCAACAGTTGCCCCAAGTGGAGCATGGAACGCAGCGGACTGTGACGGCGATGGAGTTACTAACGGACAAGAAGTTACAGACGGAACAGATCCATTAAATTCATGTAATTTTATTTTAGCTAGCGCAAGCGTTGCTCCAAGTGCAGCATGGAACGCAGCAGATTGTGATGGAGATGGAGTTACTAACGGACAAGAAGTTACAGATGGAACCGATCCATTAGATTCATGTAGTTATGTTTTAGCTAATGTAACATTAGCGCAAAGCGGAGCATGGAACGCAGCGGACTGTGACGGCGATGGAGTTACTAACGGACAAGAAGTAATAGACGGAACAGATTCATTAGACGATTGTTCATATATAACAGCAAGTATCAGTGTAATAGTAACCTCTACTGCAGATTGTGATGGCGATGGAGTTACCAACGCAGATGAAGCAACAGACGGCACAGATGGACAAGACCCATGTAGTTTTGTATTAGCTAGCGCAACAGTTGCCCCAAGTGGAGCATGGAACGCAGCGGACTGTGACGGCGATGGAGTTACTAATGGACAAGAAGTTACAGACGGAACCGATCCATTAGATTCATGTACTTATGTTTTAGCTAATGTAACATTAGCGCAAAGCGGAGCATGGAACGCAGCTGACTGTGATGGTGATGGAGTTACTAACGGACAAGAAGTTACAGATGGAACAGATCCATTAGACGATTGTTCTTACATAACAGCAAGTATCAGTGTAGTAGTAACCTCTACGGCAGATTGTGATGGCGATGGCGTTACCAACGCAGATGAAGCAACAGACGGTACAGACGGACAAGACCCATGTAGTTTTGTCTTAGCAAGCGCAAGCGTTGCCCCAAGTGCAGCATGGAATGCAGCCGACTGTGACGGCGATGGAGTTACTAACGGACAAGAAGTTACAGACGGCACAGATCCATTAGACGATTGTTCTTACATAACAGCAAATATCAGTGTAGTAGTAACCTCTACGGCAGATTGTGATGGCGATGGAGTTACCAACGCAGATGAAGCAACCGACGGTACAGATGGACAAGACCCATGTAGTTTTGTTTTAGCAAGCGCAAGCGTTGCCCCAAGTGCAGCATGGAACGCAGCAGACTGTGACGGCGATGGAGTTACTAACGGACAAGAAGTTACAGATGGAACAGATCCATTAGACGATTGTTCTTATATAACAGCAAATATCAGTGTAGTAGTAACCTCTACGGCAGATTGTGATGGCGATGGCGTTACCAACGCAGATGAAGCAACAGACGGTACAGACGGACAAGACCCATGTAGTTTTGTCTTAGCAAGCGCAAGCGTTGCCCCAAGTGGAGCATGGAACGCAGCTGACTGTGACGGCGATGGAGTTACTAACGGACAAGAAGTTACAGATGGAACAGATCCATTAGACGATTGTTCTTACATAACAGCAAATATCAGTGTAGTAGTAACCTCTACGGCAGATTGTGATGGCGATGGCGTTACCAACGCAGATGAAGCAACCGACGGTACAGACGGACAAGACCCATGTAGTTTTGTTTTAGCAAGCGCAAGCGTTGCCCCAAGTGCAGCATGGAACGCAGCCGACTGTGACGGCGATGGAGTTACTAACGGACAAGAAGTTACAGATGGAACAGATCCATTAGACGATTGTTCTTATATAACAGCAAATATTAGTGTAGTAGTAACCTCTACGGCAGATTGTGATGGTGATGGCGTTACCAACGCAGATGAAGCAACAGACGGTACAGATGGACAAGACCCATGTAGTTTTGTCTTAGCAAGCGCAAGCGTTGCCCCAAGTGCAGCATGGAACGCAGCAGACTGTGACGGCGATGGAGTTACTAACGGACAAGAAGTTACAGATGGAACAGATCCATTAGACGATTGTTCATATATAACAGCAAATATCAGTGTAGTAGTAACCTCTACGGCAGATTGTGATGGCGATGGCGTTACCAACGCAGATGAAGCAACCGACGGTACAGACGGACAAGACCCATGTAGTTTTGTCTTAGCAAGCGCAAGCGTTGCCCCAAGTGGAGCATGGAACGCAGCCGACTGTGACGGCGATGGAGTTACTAACGGACAAGAAGTTACAGATGGAACAGATCCATTAGACGATTGTTCTTACATAACAGCAAGTATCAGTGTAGTAGTAACCTCTACGGCAGATTGTGATGGTGATGGAGTTACCAACGCAGATGAAGCAACAGACGGTACAGACGGACAAGACCCATGTAGTTTTGTCTTAGCAAGCGCAAGCGTTGCCCCAAGTGCAGCATGGAATGCAGCCGACTGTGACGGCGATGGAGTTACTAACGGACAAGAAGTTACAGACGGAACAGATCCATTAGACGATTGTTCTTACATAACAGCAAATATCAGTGTAGTAGTAACCTCTACGGCAGATTGTGATGGCGATGGAGTTACCAACGCAGATGAAGCAACAGACGGTACAGATGGACAAGACCCATGTAGTTTTGTTTTAGCAAGCGCAAGCGTTGCCCCAAGTGCAGCATGGAACGCAGCAGACTGTGACGGCGATGGAGTTACTAACGGACAAGAAGTTACAGATGGAACAGATCCATTAGACGATTGTTCTTACATAACAGCAAATATCAGTGTAGTAGTAACCTCTACGGCAGATTGTGATGGCGATGGCGTTACCAACGCAGATGAAGCAACAGACGGTACAGACGGACAAGACCCATGTAGTTTTGTCTTAGCAAGCGCAAGCGTTGCCCCAAGTGGAGCATGGAACGCAGCTGACTGTGACGGCGATGGAGTTACTAACGGACAAGAAGTTACAGATGGAACAGATCCATTAGACGATTGTTCTTACATAACAGCAAATATCAGTGTAGTAGTAACCTCTACGGCAGATTGTGATGGCGATGGCGTTACCAACGCAGATGAAGCAACCGACGGTACAGACGGACAAGACCCATGTAGTTTTGTTTTAGCAAGCGCAAGCGTTGCCCCAAGTGCAGCATGGAACGCAGCCGACTGTGACGGCGATGGAGTTACTAACGGACAAGAAGTTACAGATGGAACAGATCCATTAGACGATTGTTCTTATATAACAGCAAATATTAGTGTAGTAGTAACCTCTACGGCAGATTGTGATGGTGATGGAGTTACCAACGCAGATGAAGCAACAGACGGTACAGATGGACAAGACCCATGTAGTTTTGTCTTAGCAAGCGCAAGCGTTGCCCCAAGTGGAGCATGGAACGCAGCCGACTGTGACGGCGATGGAGTTACTAACGGACAAGAAGTTACAGATGGAACAGATCCATTAGACGATTGTTCTTATATAACAGCAAATATCAGTGTAGTAGTAACCTCATTGGCAGATTGTGATGGCGATGGCGTTACCAACGCAGATGAAGCAACCGACGGTACAGACGGACAAGACCCATGTAGTTTTGTTTTAGCAAGCGCAAGCGTTGCCCCAAGTGCAGCATGGAACGCAGCCGACTGTGACGGTGATGGAGTTACTAACGGACAAGAAGTAATAGATGGAACAGATCCATTAGACGATTGTTCATATATAACAGCAAGTATCAGTGTAGTAGTAACCTCATTGGCAGATTGTGATGGCGATGGAGTTACCAACGCAGATGAAGCAACCGACGGTACAGATGGACAAGACCCATGTAGTTTTGTCTTAGCAAGCGCAAGTGTTGCCCCAAGTGGAGCATGGAACGCAGCCGACTGTGACGGCGATGGAGTTACTAACGGACAAGAAGTTACAGACGTAACAGATCCATTAGACGATTGTTCATATATAACAGCAAGTATCAGTGTAGTAGTAACCTCATTGGCAGATTGTGATGGTGACGGAATTACCAACGCAGATGAAGCAACCGACGGTACAGATGGACAAGACCCATGTAGTTTTGTTTTAGCAAGCGCAAGCGTTGCCCCAAGTGCAGCATGGAACGCAGCAGACTGTGACGGCGATGGAGTTACTAACGGACAAGAAGTAATAGATGGAACAGATCCATTAGACGATTGTTCTTACATAACAGCAAATATCAGTGTAGTAGTAACCTCTACGGCAGATTGTGATGGCGATGGAGTTACCAACGCAGATGAAGCAACCGACGGTACAGATGGACAAGACCCATGTAGTTTTGTATTAGCTAGCGCAAGTGTTGCCCCAAGTGGAGCATGGAACGCAGCCGACTGTGACGGTGATGGAGTTACTAACGGACAAGAAGTAATAGATGGAACAGATCCATTAGACGATTGTTCTTACATAACAGCAAGTATCAGTGTAGTAGTAACCTCATTGGCAGATTGTGATGGTGATGGAGTTACCAACGCAGATGAAGCAACCGACGGTACAGATGGACAAGACCCATGTAGTTTTGTTTTAGCTAGCGCAAGCGTTGCCCCAAGTGCAGCATGGAACGCAGCCGACTGTGACGGTGATGGAGTTACTAACGGACAAGAAGTAATAGATGGAACAGATCCATTAGACGATTGTTCATATATAACAGCAAGTATCAGTGTAGTAGTAACCTCATTGGCAGATTGTGATGGCGATGGAGTTACCAACGCAGATGAAGCAACCGACGGTACAGATGGACAAGACCCATGTAGTTTTGTCTTAGCAAGCGCAAGTGTTGCCCCAAGTGGAGCATGGAACGCAGCCGACTGTGACGGCGATGGAGTTACTAACGGACAAGAAGTTACAGACGTAACAGATCCATTAGACGATTGTTCATATATAACAGCAAGTATCAGTGTAGTAGTAACCTCATTGGCAGATTGTGATGGTGACGGAATTACCAACGCAGATGAAGCAACCGACGGTACAGATGGACAAGACCCATGTAGTTTTGTATTAGCTAGCGTAAGCGTTGCCCCAAGTGGAGCATGGAACGCAGCTGACTGTGACGGCGATGGAGTTACTAATGGACAAGAAGTAATAGATGGAACAGATCCATTAGACGATTGTTCATATATAACAGCAAGTATCAGTGTAGTAGTAACCTCATTGGCAGATTGTGATGGTGACGGAGTTACCAACGCAGATGAAGCAGCAGACGGTACAGATGGACAAGACCCATGTAGTTTTGTCTTAGCAAGTGCAACAGTTGTACAAAGTGCAGCATGGAATGCACTAGATTGTGATGGTGATGGAGTTACTAATGGACAAGAAGTAATAGACGGAACAGATCCACTTGATTTTTGTGATTTTGTATTAGCAAATGTAACGGTTTCACCAAGTACGGCATGGGATGCAGCGGATTGTGATGGAGACGGAGTAGTTAATATAGATGAAGTGATAGATGGAACAGATCCATTAGATTCGTGTGATTTTGTATTGTCAAGCCAAACAGTTGCCCCAGGTGGAGCTTGGAACGCAGCAGATTGTGATGGAGACGGAGTTACTAACGGTCAAGAAGTAATAGATGGAACAGATCCACTTGATTTTTGTGATTTCATTGCAGCAAATGTTACGTTACTACAGTCTCAAGCATTCTTAGATGCAGATTGTGATGGAGATGGATTAACGAATGGTGATGAGTACGGAAATGATCCTACTGATCCACTTGATAGTGATGGAGATGGTATTGCTGATTTCTTAGAATTCAATAATCATAACCCATCAGATGATGATTTAGAAATTTTCAACTTAGTGACACCAAATGGTGATGGAGATAATGATGTATTTGTAATTAGAAATATCGAATTATATCCTAATAATACAGTTGAAATATATAATCGTTGGGGAATATTAGTATATGAAACAGCTAGTTATGGACAAAATGGAAACTACTTTAAAGGAGTTTCAGAAGGAAGAGTAACAGTTAGTCAAACATCTGAATTACCTATAGGAACTTACTTCTATGTTGTTAAGTATACAAACAATGAAGGAAAAGGTAAAGAGCGTTCAGGATATTTATATATTAACAGATAA
- a CDS encoding hybrid sensor histidine kinase/response regulator produces MINNILNKYLEVDFQIIEFEKDGLVKKVKNTLLDIQIGSEIFDFHPFFETLRGLIEENCIEEFFQAVNIEKGNLIVDVVFSIGNEEQLPFVLLIDKTDHYCNIQSLTQLKNEVSIENYKVSLKNFNLINKIDIQSEFLVSISHDLKTPIHSIVNLLSLLDKNNLSYEQRELCKTIFESSKYLNRLISDVYELASIETGLFNLKEKEFSLQDLISRIEKIYQRKLVSKNVELRIIKAAKLPDLVIGDSDRLLQILFNLLDNASEYTNEGFVELEIQQVYKKSLNVGLNFIVRDSGKGFEFDKEVVNIKNAQLKFDSNDEVGLGISIVTNLVNSLNGNVKFESIIDKGTNVEVYLPFKLVKGVTKNSIVSKFKKKNLKRIYNVLIVDDNEINKLILMKLLINHGGFYIDVALDGNQAINMLANEKYDFILLDLHLSKVSSFDIIKTIKSHSSDLVNAISFIPMTTGLNSEDALALQKYNLETVLKKPFLSEELYQSMYDCM; encoded by the coding sequence ATGATAAATAATATTTTAAATAAATACCTGGAAGTTGATTTTCAAATTATAGAATTTGAAAAAGATGGACTTGTAAAAAAAGTTAAAAACACTCTTTTAGATATTCAAATTGGTAGCGAAATTTTTGATTTTCATCCATTTTTTGAAACACTTCGCGGTTTGATTGAAGAAAATTGTATAGAAGAGTTTTTTCAAGCAGTAAATATTGAAAAGGGAAATTTAATTGTAGATGTGGTTTTTTCGATTGGTAATGAAGAACAACTTCCATTTGTTCTGTTAATTGATAAAACTGATCATTATTGTAATATTCAATCATTAACGCAGTTAAAAAATGAGGTTTCGATTGAGAATTATAAAGTAAGTTTAAAAAACTTCAACCTCATTAATAAGATAGATATACAAAGCGAATTTTTAGTTAGTATCTCTCACGATCTAAAAACGCCAATTCATTCAATAGTGAATCTATTGAGTTTGTTAGATAAAAACAATTTATCCTATGAACAAAGAGAATTGTGTAAAACTATTTTTGAATCTTCAAAATACTTAAATCGTTTAATAAGTGATGTTTATGAATTGGCATCAATTGAAACAGGCTTGTTTAATTTAAAGGAAAAAGAATTCAGTCTTCAAGATTTAATCAGTAGAATTGAGAAGATTTACCAAAGAAAATTAGTGTCTAAGAATGTTGAACTTAGAATAATAAAGGCAGCAAAATTGCCAGATTTAGTTATTGGTGATTCGGATAGATTGTTACAAATTTTATTTAATTTATTAGATAATGCATCTGAATATACGAATGAAGGTTTTGTGGAATTAGAGATTCAGCAAGTATACAAGAAGTCATTAAACGTTGGATTGAATTTTATTGTTAGAGATTCAGGAAAAGGGTTTGAATTTGATAAAGAAGTTGTTAATATAAAAAATGCGCAACTTAAATTTGACTCGAATGATGAAGTTGGTCTTGGGATTTCTATAGTTACAAATTTGGTTAACAGTTTGAATGGTAATGTTAAGTTTGAATCTATAATTGATAAAGGAACAAATGTAGAAGTGTATCTTCCTTTTAAACTTGTGAAAGGGGTTACTAAGAATAGTATTGTCTCAAAATTTAAAAAGAAAAATTTAAAACGGATATATAATGTTTTGATTGTTGATGATAATGAAATTAATAAATTGATATTAATGAAATTGTTGATTAATCATGGTGGATTTTATATAGATGTAGCTTTGGATGGAAATCAAGCTATTAATATGTTAGCAAATGAAAAATATGATTTTATTTTGCTAGACTTACATTTGTCAAAAGTTTCTTCTTTTGATATTATAAAAACAATCAAAAGTCATTCCAGTGATTTGGTGAATGCTATTAGTTTTATTCCAATGACAACAGGTTTAAATAGTGAAGATGCACTTGCGCTTCAAAAATATAATCTTGAAACTGTTTTGAAAAAACCTTTTCTTTCTGAAGAGTTATATCAAAGTATGTATGATTGTATGTGA
- a CDS encoding Rab family GTPase, protein MISSKKIVLIGHFGVGKSSLIRRFVENIFSEEYKVTIGVHIFKKVIQVEGKNLTFVIWDIEGKEDITEIRRSYLLGTSGFIYVFDPTRKNTYSTINQDVEFCKTNYPTAKLITVANKLDLIDEEEFVSKIDFEIDYFTSAKTNKNVDLIFNDLGLKFLNDK, encoded by the coding sequence ATGATTAGTTCAAAAAAAATAGTTTTAATTGGTCATTTTGGAGTAGGAAAGTCTTCCTTAATAAGAAGGTTTGTCGAAAATATATTTTCAGAAGAATATAAAGTGACTATTGGTGTTCATATTTTTAAAAAAGTAATACAAGTTGAAGGTAAAAATTTAACTTTTGTAATATGGGATATTGAAGGAAAAGAGGATATAACGGAAATAAGAAGATCTTATTTACTTGGGACTTCAGGATTTATTTATGTTTTCGATCCAACAAGAAAAAATACTTATAGTACAATAAATCAAGATGTAGAATTTTGTAAAACAAATTATCCAACAGCTAAGTTGATTACAGTTGCGAATAAATTAGACTTGATTGACGAAGAAGAATTTGTAAGTAAAATTGATTTTGAAATTGATTATTTTACAAGTGCGAAAACAAATAAAAATGTTGATTTAATTTTTAATGATTTAGGTTTAAAATTTTTGAATGATAAATAA